A genomic stretch from Gemmatimonadaceae bacterium includes:
- a CDS encoding tetratricopeptide repeat protein has translation MSFWSRLGGGKSKSEQKRLDYLSEGLALERQGDYDAALTSYQLALRDQPTNHRVLQNMAIAYSRTGRQTEAIRCYRRALDIQPKLAGAHYGLAFLLLRRGDIDDAAFHLEAFLMDPPPPSAEAERWVRHARDTLERIRSTPAAAGEGGPLASGEYPEVSE, from the coding sequence ATGTCATTCTGGAGCCGGCTCGGCGGCGGGAAGTCAAAGAGCGAGCAGAAGCGCCTCGACTACCTGAGCGAGGGGCTGGCGCTCGAGCGTCAGGGCGACTACGATGCCGCGCTGACGTCCTATCAGCTCGCGCTCCGGGACCAGCCGACGAACCATCGCGTGCTCCAGAACATGGCGATCGCCTATTCGCGGACCGGAAGACAGACCGAGGCCATTCGCTGTTACCGGCGCGCGCTCGATATCCAGCCGAAGCTCGCGGGCGCGCACTACGGCCTGGCGTTCCTCCTCCTCCGCCGCGGCGACATCGACGACGCAGCGTTCCATCTGGAGGCTTTTTTGATGGATCCCCCGCCGCCGAGCGCCGAGGCGGAGCGGTGGGTCCGGCATGCAAGAGACACTCTGGAGCGGATTCGCAGCACTCCCGCCGCCGCAGGCGAAGGCGGACCACTGGCGAGTGGCGAATACCCAGAGGTTTCCGAGTAG
- a CDS encoding ParA family protein, with translation MGDVLAIVSQKGGVGKTTTAVNLAAAFARSGLKTLVVDVDPQGSVRYGVGLRRDQQNAGFADYLNGQKSLREVILPTALPWLRVILAGSVTDEADQTTYHQLISETSILPDLLETARARCHIVVVDSPPGLGPITRAVLGASQHVIVPLQCEPLALQTTPQILRGIQDVVSTNEQLTLDGILMTMYEEGNPASARVVDYVRRHLPANIVFDTVIPRTVATADAFAAGQPVVLRSPADAASQAYVHLAQQLIERFL, from the coding sequence ATGGGCGATGTCCTCGCGATCGTCAGCCAGAAGGGCGGAGTAGGAAAGACAACCACAGCGGTAAACCTCGCTGCGGCCTTCGCGAGGAGCGGTCTCAAGACTCTCGTTGTGGACGTCGACCCCCAAGGCTCGGTGAGGTACGGCGTCGGCCTCCGCCGCGATCAGCAGAACGCAGGGTTTGCCGACTATCTGAATGGGCAGAAGTCGCTGCGCGAAGTCATCCTGCCGACGGCCCTTCCATGGCTGCGTGTGATTCTCGCAGGGTCGGTCACCGATGAAGCGGACCAGACCACGTACCATCAGCTCATCTCCGAGACTTCGATTCTCCCCGACCTGCTGGAGACGGCGCGCGCGCGCTGTCACATCGTTGTCGTCGATTCGCCGCCCGGCCTCGGCCCAATTACGCGTGCTGTGCTCGGGGCTAGCCAGCATGTGATCGTGCCGCTCCAATGCGAGCCGCTCGCGCTTCAGACTACGCCGCAAATATTGCGGGGAATTCAGGATGTAGTCTCGACGAACGAGCAGCTCACTCTCGACGGCATCCTGATGACCATGTACGAGGAAGGCAATCCAGCGAGCGCACGGGTTGTGGATTACGTGCGGCGGCATCTTCCGGCGAACATCGTGTTCGACACGGTGATTCCGAGAACTGTTGCGACCGCGGACGCCTTCGCCGCGGGTCAGCCAGTCGTGTTGCGGTCGCCCGCCGATGCTGCGTCGCAGGCGTACGTTCACCTCGCGCAACAGCTGATCGAACGTTTCTTATGA
- a CDS encoding phosphoribosyltransferase — protein sequence MSPRKKAVDPSQGVLHVEWPLFGELSRALALKVSRAYDPEVVVGVANAGVIPGAVIAAMLGCEFHSIMVSRKFRAETVRDTPAIFGAAPVEVRDRRVLIVDETCDSGDTMRLAVGSIVNAGASEVRTAVEFRTGSYEPDFHALATTSTIVLPWDREVIVDGELVLNPAYADALRET from the coding sequence ATGTCACCGCGAAAAAAGGCCGTCGATCCCTCTCAGGGAGTGCTCCATGTAGAGTGGCCATTGTTCGGTGAACTCTCCCGTGCTTTGGCTCTGAAAGTCTCACGCGCCTATGATCCCGAGGTTGTGGTTGGGGTGGCGAATGCCGGCGTCATTCCCGGCGCCGTGATCGCCGCAATGCTCGGATGCGAGTTCCATTCCATAATGGTGAGTCGGAAATTCCGGGCTGAGACCGTCCGGGATACGCCGGCGATATTCGGTGCCGCACCAGTCGAAGTCCGCGACCGGCGGGTGTTGATCGTCGACGAGACCTGCGACTCGGGGGATACGATGCGTCTCGCGGTCGGCTCGATCGTCAACGCGGGTGCTAGCGAGGTGAGAACTGCCGTCGAGTTCAGGACCGGGTCGTACGAACCCGATTTCCATGCACTTGCAACGACGAGCACGATTGTGCTGCCGTGGGACCGCGAGGTGATCGTCGACGGTGAGCTCGTGCTCAACCCTGCCTACGCCGATGCGCTTCGCGAGACCTGA